In Streptomyces sp. Li-HN-5-11, the sequence TAAGGAGAAGGTCAACGGTTCGATTCCGTTTGGGGGCTCCAGCCAAAAGGTCCCGCCCGAAAGGGCGGGACCTTTTTCGTGCCGTGCTTGTGCCCTACTTGTGGACACCGGGCACCCGCATCGCCAGGATCGCCATGTCGTCGGACGGCGCGTCCGCCGCGAAACGCTCCACCGCGCGCATGATGCGGGCCGCCACCGCACCGGCCGTCAGGCCCGTGCAGGTGGTGAGGACGTCCGCGAGGCCGTCGTCGCCCAGCATGCGCGTGCCCTCCCGGCGCTCGGTGACGCCGTCCGTGACGCACAGCAGGACGTCACCCGGTTCCAGCGTGACCGTCTGCTCGTACAGTTCCAGGTCCTCCATGACGCCGAGCAGGGGCTGGGGCTCGGCGGCCGGTTCCACCGTGCCGTCCTGGCGCAGGCGCAGCGGCAGCGGATGGCCGGCGCAGACCACCTTGAGCTCGGCACTGCCGTCCTCCTGTGGCCACAGCTCGCCGTACAGGAGCGTGAGGAAGCGGCTGCGGGCGCCTTCGTCGAGGATGGCGGAGTTCAGGCGCTCCAGGACCGCCGGGCCGCCGAAGCCCTCGCGGGCCAGCAGCCGCAGGGCGTGCCGGGCGAGGCCCGTGACCGCCGCGGCCTCCGGGCCCGTACCGCAGACGTCGCCGATGGCGAAGCCGTACGCGCCGTCGCGGATGGGGAAGAGGTCGTAGAAGTCGCCGCCGACCTCGTTGCCCTCGCCGGCCGCGCGGTAGATGACCTCGACCTCGACGCCCTCCACCTGGGGCAGACCCGGGGGCAGCAGGCTGCGCTGGAGGGACTGGCTGATGGCCGTGCGCTCCGAGTAGAGGCGTGCGTTGTCCAGGGCGAGGGCGGCCCGGCGGCTGAGGTCCTCGGCCAGTTCGAGGATCTCCTGGCGGAAGTGCTCGTCGGTGGGCTTGCCGAGCGTCAGCATGCCGATGACGCGGTTGCGGGCGACCAGCGGCAGGACGACCGTCTCGCCGCCGACCGCGGAGGCCGTGGCCAGGGTCGGGCCGATGGTCGTGCCGATCCGGTGGTGCGAGTCTCCGAGGCTCAGGCTGCGCATGGAACTGCGCAGAGCGGCCTGGTGGGCCGCCTCGCCCGGGGCGTTCCAGACCCGTGCGCCTGGGGTGGGGACCGGGTCCGGCGGAGCGATCTTGGACAGTAGGGACTTGATGCCGTCGATCAGTTCCTCGTCCTCGTGCAGGACGTAGGACAGGTACGGCTCCGAGGCTTGGTCGGCGATCGTGTAGACGGCGCACCAGGTGGCCAGGGTCGGGACCGTCATCTGGGCCATGAGCGCGAGGGTCTGGTCGCGGTCCAGGGTGCCGGCCAGCAGGTCGGAGGCCTCGACGAGGAAGCTCAGGGAGCCGCGGCGCAGACGCTCCAGTTCGCCGAGGCGGGCCGACTCGACGGCCAGGGCGATGCGGTCGGCGGCGAACTGCAGGCGCAGCGCCTCCTCGTTGGAGTACCTGCCCGGTGACTCCGCGGCGACGCCGAGGGAGCCGGTGAGGCGGCCCTCGACCTTGAGCGGGACCGTGACCACGGAGCGCATGCCCGTGCCGCCGAGGAGGGGGACGGCGCCGGGGACGGCGGCGAGGTCGTCGTGGACGGACGGCATGCGGGCCGAGCCGTAGCGGCCGGGGCCGGCCTCGACGGGGACACGGGCGAAGCGCTGGCGGGCGGAGGGCAGGCCGGTGGAGGCGCGGACCTCCAACTCGGTTTCGTCGTCGGTGGCCAGGAGCAGGAAGGCGGCGTCGCCGTCGAGCATGTCGCGGGCGCGTTCCACCGTGCGCTGCAGGAGGCCGTCGAGGTCGTCGGGGGCCGGGGAGCCGATGAACACCTCGAAGGGGTCCGTGCTCGCACCCTCGGTGGCGGCGCCCGCGTCGCCGGTCGCGGAGCCGCGCAACGGCGTCTGCAGAACAGCCCGTTCGTGGTCCCGTACGAGGAGGCAGACGGTTGACGGCTCGCCGCCTGTGTCGCGCACGCGGAGGTGGGAGGCGTACACGGGGATGACGCGGCCGTGGGCGCCGCGGATGCCGTAGCTGCCCTCCCAGCGGGAGAGCTGGAGGGCCTCGGCGATGCCTGTGCCGGTGCCCGGGGTGTGCGGCCAGGCGGCGAGGTCGGTCAGCGGCTTGCCGGTGACCTGCTCCGCGGCGTACCCGAAGAGGTCCTCGGCGTCCTCGTTCCAGGCCGTGATCGAGCCGCCGCGGTCGATCTGGACGACGGCGACGCGGACGCGGCCGTCGGCGAGCGGGAGGAGGTCGGCGGGCAGGGAGGGGCCGGCGGCGCGCGTACCGACCGGGCGCTCGGGCAGGTCCAGCTGGAACCAGACGTTCTTGTGCGTGGGCGTGTACTCCACGCCCCAGCGGCCGGCCAGGGCCGCGCACAACTGCAGGCCGCGTCCGCCCTCACGGTCGGGGCTGCCCATGTTGACGGCCGAGCTCTGGAGCGGGATCTCACGTTCGGGGTAGCGGTCGGAGACCTCGATCCGTACCCCGTCGTCACTGCGCAGGCACAGCACGTCGGCGGCCGTGCCGGCGTGCACCACGGCGTTGGTGACCAGTTCGCTCGTGAGGACCACGGCGTCGTCGACGATGTCGCCGAAGCCCCACCCCTGGAGGGTGTCGCGGACGAAGGACCGGGCGGTCGCGACCGATCGCCCGAGGGGCTCGAAACTGGCGGCCGCGCGCGCGGTGATCACAGAACTCCTCGTCCGGTCGTCGACGTGCAGGGCCCCTTGGCCGTCCGCCCCGCGCCGCTGGTCGGGCAGCTCCGGGCCCGTCGGCCGTGGCTCCGGGGATTGTTCCCCGGGGATCACTCCGGTGGTCATGTGTGCGGCCGCCCTCCGATGCCCGCTCGTTCCCGTGCCACCGCCCAGGCCGGACGGACCGGCGTGGCTGGACAGCCGCATGCAAGGTTACTTACCTTCGCGGTCCGTGCGGATGCCGGTCGGCGTTGTTTCCGCCCAGAGGGTGTGTGAACGGTGTGCAAAGCTGCCGAACTGTTATGGCCTGGTTCGGCGGGGGTGAAACACTGGGCAAGCTTCTGTTGAAGGTCCGGGCAGGCTGAGTGTGTTCTTCGTATCCAGGGCAGCAGCCCGTGGTGTGGCCTGATTACATCGGGCGGAAAAGCGCAGCAGTAACCGGCGCGTCGAACAGTAGTGCCGGAGCACAGCAGTAACGGTCGACCCCTGCGGGAGGGACACAGTGGAGTCTGGCGCAGC encodes:
- a CDS encoding SpoIIE family protein phosphatase yields the protein MTTGVIPGEQSPEPRPTGPELPDQRRGADGQGALHVDDRTRSSVITARAAASFEPLGRSVATARSFVRDTLQGWGFGDIVDDAVVLTSELVTNAVVHAGTAADVLCLRSDDGVRIEVSDRYPEREIPLQSSAVNMGSPDREGGRGLQLCAALAGRWGVEYTPTHKNVWFQLDLPERPVGTRAAGPSLPADLLPLADGRVRVAVVQIDRGGSITAWNEDAEDLFGYAAEQVTGKPLTDLAAWPHTPGTGTGIAEALQLSRWEGSYGIRGAHGRVIPVYASHLRVRDTGGEPSTVCLLVRDHERAVLQTPLRGSATGDAGAATEGASTDPFEVFIGSPAPDDLDGLLQRTVERARDMLDGDAAFLLLATDDETELEVRASTGLPSARQRFARVPVEAGPGRYGSARMPSVHDDLAAVPGAVPLLGGTGMRSVVTVPLKVEGRLTGSLGVAAESPGRYSNEEALRLQFAADRIALAVESARLGELERLRRGSLSFLVEASDLLAGTLDRDQTLALMAQMTVPTLATWCAVYTIADQASEPYLSYVLHEDEELIDGIKSLLSKIAPPDPVPTPGARVWNAPGEAAHQAALRSSMRSLSLGDSHHRIGTTIGPTLATASAVGGETVVLPLVARNRVIGMLTLGKPTDEHFRQEILELAEDLSRRAALALDNARLYSERTAISQSLQRSLLPPGLPQVEGVEVEVIYRAAGEGNEVGGDFYDLFPIRDGAYGFAIGDVCGTGPEAAAVTGLARHALRLLAREGFGGPAVLERLNSAILDEGARSRFLTLLYGELWPQEDGSAELKVVCAGHPLPLRLRQDGTVEPAAEPQPLLGVMEDLELYEQTVTLEPGDVLLCVTDGVTERREGTRMLGDDGLADVLTTCTGLTAGAVAARIMRAVERFAADAPSDDMAILAMRVPGVHK